A single genomic interval of Mycolicibacterium sp. MU0053 harbors:
- a CDS encoding class I SAM-dependent methyltransferase — protein MTTQDAAPAVDTDKLMAFVFRAVEEAGAALNCALVVMGDRLGYYRSLAEHGASTPAELAQRTGTEEHYAREWLNAQAAGSFVAYEPDTGRYHLPPEQAVALTDETSPAFVGGLFQIALGTASDAARIVAAARTGDGVAWGDHSSDVHIGCERFFRPTYNAHLVSEWLPALDGVVSKLAAGAAVVDIGCGHGSSTILMAQVFPASTFLGVDSHRESIETARQRAAEAAPAARISFQATDVSTVDGGPYDLVTMFDCLHDTGDPVGAARRIREIIAADGTWMIVEPAAGDRVEDNLNPIGRAYYGFSTLLCTPASLAQPVGLALGTQAGPARIKDVVTQAGFTRFRLAANTPFNNVFEVRP, from the coding sequence ATGACCACACAAGATGCCGCACCCGCGGTCGATACCGACAAGCTGATGGCCTTCGTCTTCCGCGCGGTGGAGGAGGCCGGAGCGGCCCTGAACTGCGCGCTGGTCGTGATGGGAGACCGCCTCGGCTACTACCGCAGCCTGGCCGAGCACGGCGCCAGCACGCCCGCCGAATTGGCCCAACGCACCGGAACCGAGGAGCACTACGCCCGGGAATGGCTCAACGCTCAGGCCGCGGGTTCCTTCGTCGCCTACGAACCCGACACCGGTCGCTACCACCTGCCGCCCGAGCAGGCTGTGGCCCTCACGGATGAGACCAGTCCCGCATTCGTCGGCGGGCTGTTCCAGATCGCCCTTGGCACCGCCAGCGACGCGGCCAGGATCGTCGCCGCCGCGCGCACCGGGGACGGGGTCGCCTGGGGCGATCACAGCAGCGACGTGCACATCGGATGTGAGCGGTTCTTCCGCCCCACCTACAACGCCCACCTGGTCAGCGAGTGGCTACCGGCACTGGACGGTGTCGTGTCCAAGTTGGCCGCCGGAGCCGCGGTCGTCGATATCGGGTGTGGACACGGGTCGTCGACAATCCTGATGGCCCAAGTGTTTCCGGCGTCGACATTTCTCGGAGTGGATTCCCACCGGGAGTCGATCGAGACGGCACGGCAGCGCGCCGCCGAGGCCGCGCCCGCAGCACGGATCAGCTTCCAGGCCACCGATGTGTCGACCGTCGACGGTGGACCCTACGACCTGGTCACCATGTTCGACTGCCTGCACGACACGGGCGATCCGGTGGGGGCCGCCCGTCGCATCCGCGAGATCATCGCCGCGGACGGAACCTGGATGATCGTCGAACCCGCCGCCGGAGACCGCGTCGAGGACAACCTCAACCCGATCGGCCGTGCCTACTACGGGTTCTCCACCTTGCTGTGCACCCCGGCGTCGTTGGCGCAGCCCGTCGGCCTGGCGCTGGGCACCCAGGCGGGTCCGGCCCGGATCAAGGACGTGGTGACCCAAGCCGGGTTCACCCGGTTCCGGTTGGCCGCCAACACCCCGTTCAACAACGTCTTCGAGGTGCGGCCCTAG
- a CDS encoding DUF4185 domain-containing protein, with the protein MSPRQRTAMATTAVIGLCVAIGVAPAAVAEPCTGAAAAAQPLPEQAVQIPSPSAIAPLQRPIGHKPPGANESAPLPKLGQLPLAILKALVPKSAQVQQQAAVAPVPNPRANQQAPAAPAPAATPPASAAAQPVPSAPPGTSIVGWVTGPDSPNDTIKRFAITGTDLGIMWDNGDPANRQVLMAFGDTNGYCGIPGKQWRYNALFRSQDGSLSKTVAVPNGVVGNRYSGSPVWRPGISKQIINTIGRTKEETGIIPTSGVAVGGHQYLNFMSIRNWDSPGSWSTNYSAIAVSKDNGENWGVFPGTIRTPAAGHQNFQMGAFLKPGPGDPYLYTFGTPNGRSGSAYVARVAPSLVPDLARYEYWNSDNGAWVPGNPAAATPVIPGPVGEMSAQYNTYLKQYLVLYCNGASNDVVMRTAPAPQGPWSPEHRLASSAEIPGGIYAPLLHPWSTGKELYYNLSLWSAYNVMLMRTVLP; encoded by the coding sequence ATGTCGCCGCGTCAACGAACCGCGATGGCCACGACGGCCGTGATCGGCCTTTGCGTGGCCATCGGCGTCGCGCCCGCGGCGGTCGCCGAACCCTGCACCGGCGCTGCCGCCGCCGCCCAACCCCTTCCCGAGCAGGCCGTCCAGATTCCGAGTCCGTCGGCGATCGCACCACTTCAGCGCCCGATCGGGCACAAGCCGCCGGGCGCCAACGAGTCGGCGCCGCTGCCCAAGTTGGGTCAGCTTCCGTTGGCGATCCTCAAAGCCCTGGTTCCCAAGTCCGCGCAGGTGCAGCAGCAGGCGGCGGTGGCGCCGGTCCCCAACCCCCGGGCCAACCAGCAGGCCCCGGCGGCACCCGCGCCGGCGGCCACGCCACCGGCATCGGCGGCCGCGCAACCGGTACCGTCCGCTCCCCCGGGCACCTCGATCGTGGGCTGGGTCACCGGGCCCGACAGCCCCAACGACACCATCAAGCGCTTCGCCATCACCGGAACCGATCTCGGGATCATGTGGGACAACGGCGATCCCGCCAACCGCCAGGTGCTCATGGCCTTCGGCGACACCAACGGCTATTGCGGCATTCCCGGCAAGCAGTGGCGGTACAACGCGTTGTTCCGCAGTCAGGACGGCTCGTTGTCGAAGACCGTCGCGGTGCCCAACGGCGTTGTCGGCAACAGGTATTCGGGCTCACCAGTGTGGCGACCCGGCATCTCCAAGCAGATCATCAACACCATCGGCCGGACGAAGGAAGAGACGGGCATCATCCCGACCTCCGGCGTCGCCGTCGGCGGACACCAATACCTCAACTTCATGTCGATCCGGAATTGGGACAGCCCGGGGTCGTGGTCCACGAACTACTCCGCGATCGCGGTGTCCAAGGACAACGGCGAGAACTGGGGCGTGTTCCCGGGCACCATCCGCACCCCCGCGGCGGGACACCAGAACTTCCAGATGGGAGCGTTCCTCAAGCCCGGGCCGGGTGATCCCTACCTGTACACCTTCGGTACACCCAACGGGCGAAGCGGTTCGGCGTATGTGGCGCGAGTGGCACCCAGCCTGGTGCCGGACCTGGCCCGTTACGAGTACTGGAATTCCGACAACGGTGCCTGGGTCCCCGGCAACCCGGCGGCCGCGACGCCGGTGATCCCGGGTCCGGTGGGCGAGATGTCGGCGCAGTACAACACCTATCTCAAGCAGTACCTGGTGCTGTACTGCAACGGAGCCAGCAACGATGTCGTGATGCGGACGGCCCCGGCGCCGCAGGGCCCGTGGAGCCCCGAGCATCGGCTGGCGTCGTCGGCGGAGATCCCCGGCGGCATCTACGCCCCACTGCTGCATCCGTGGTCCACCGGCAAGGAGTTGTACTACAACCTGTCGCTGTGGTCGGCCTACAACGTGATGTTGATGCGCACCGTCCTGCCCTAG
- a CDS encoding NAD(P)/FAD-dependent oxidoreductase, with protein sequence MTLAKHQILVVGGGTAGISVAARLLRRGYSDVAVIEPSDTHYYQPLWTLVGGGQAKASTTARPEASVMPKGATWIKNAAATVDPDNNTVTCADGADYEYDVLVVCPGIQLDWNRTEGLSDALGKDGVSSNYRFDLAPRTWEFIRNVRSGTAVFAMPSGPIKCAGAPQKIAYLASDYWRSQGVLKDIDVHLVVPTPRLFGIPAIADNLDAVAADYGITVHTNAEVTAIDAAAHKVGVTACGDSGSDFMLPYDVLHAVPRQSAPDWIKSSPLSTADAGGYVEIDKHTMQHVRYPNVFSLGDVGSSPNSKTGAAIRKQAPAVVDNIDSMLKGRPLTAAYNGYGSCPIVTSSEAMLLAEFDYDLNLTPSFPLLDPTKPHRGYWYLKKYGLPFMYWNLMLKGLA encoded by the coding sequence ATGACTCTCGCAAAACATCAGATCCTGGTCGTGGGCGGCGGCACAGCCGGCATCTCGGTGGCCGCCCGCCTGCTGCGGCGGGGCTACTCCGACGTCGCGGTCATCGAACCGTCCGACACGCACTACTACCAACCGCTGTGGACACTGGTCGGCGGCGGTCAGGCCAAGGCGTCGACGACGGCACGGCCCGAGGCCTCGGTGATGCCCAAGGGGGCCACCTGGATCAAGAATGCCGCGGCCACGGTCGACCCGGACAACAACACCGTCACCTGTGCCGACGGGGCGGACTACGAGTACGACGTACTCGTGGTCTGCCCCGGCATCCAGCTGGACTGGAACCGCACCGAGGGATTGTCGGACGCACTCGGCAAGGACGGGGTGTCGTCGAACTACCGGTTCGACCTCGCACCCCGCACCTGGGAGTTCATCCGCAATGTGCGGTCGGGTACCGCGGTGTTCGCCATGCCGTCCGGTCCGATCAAATGTGCTGGGGCGCCGCAGAAGATCGCCTACCTGGCCAGTGACTACTGGCGGTCCCAGGGCGTACTCAAGGACATCGACGTGCACCTGGTGGTACCTACGCCGCGCCTGTTCGGCATCCCGGCGATTGCCGACAACCTCGATGCCGTCGCTGCCGACTACGGCATCACCGTGCACACCAACGCGGAGGTGACCGCCATCGATGCCGCCGCCCACAAGGTGGGTGTGACCGCGTGCGGGGACAGTGGATCCGACTTCATGCTGCCCTACGACGTGTTGCACGCCGTGCCCCGCCAGTCGGCGCCGGACTGGATCAAGTCCAGCCCGCTGTCCACCGCTGACGCGGGCGGCTACGTGGAGATCGACAAGCACACCATGCAGCACGTGCGCTACCCCAACGTGTTCAGCCTCGGGGATGTCGGCTCGTCCCCGAACTCGAAAACCGGGGCGGCGATCCGCAAGCAGGCACCGGCCGTGGTCGACAACATCGACTCGATGCTGAAGGGGCGGCCGCTGACCGCCGCCTACAACGGCTACGGCTCGTGTCCCATCGTCACTTCCTCGGAAGCAATGCTGTTGGCCGAGTTCGACTACGACCTGAATCTGACGCCGTCGTTTCCGCTGCTCGACCCCACCAAGCCGCACCGCGGCTACTGGTACCTCAAGAAGTACGGCCTGCCGTTCATGTACTGGAACCTGATGCTCAAGGGCTTGGCCTAG
- the trxA gene encoding thioredoxin, with amino-acid sequence MTTKSLTYDNFESTITSNPIVLVDFWASWCGPCRAFGPVFERSSAAHPDVVHAKVDTQAERDLAATLDIRSIPTVMAFRDGVLVYSQPGAMPPAALEDLIVRVKALDMDDVHAKIAARRAEESAKA; translated from the coding sequence ATGACCACCAAGAGCTTGACCTACGACAACTTCGAGTCCACCATTACCAGTAATCCGATTGTGCTTGTGGACTTCTGGGCATCCTGGTGCGGCCCCTGCCGCGCCTTCGGTCCGGTCTTCGAACGGTCCTCGGCGGCCCATCCCGACGTGGTGCACGCCAAGGTGGATACCCAGGCCGAGCGTGACCTGGCGGCCACCCTGGACATTCGCTCGATCCCCACCGTGATGGCCTTCCGCGACGGGGTGCTGGTGTACAGCCAGCCCGGGGCGATGCCGCCGGCGGCACTCGAGGACTTGATCGTTCGCGTGAAGGCGCTCGATATGGACGATGTCCACGCCAAGATCGCCGCCCGGAGGGCTGAGGAGTCGGCGAAGGCCTGA
- a CDS encoding DEAD/DEAH box helicase — translation MSQSTAAPLLDDPSDLSALRARGADPDELFASFAAWAEDSGTTLYPAQEEALIELVSGSNVVLATPTGSGKSLVATGALYAALAAQRRSYYTAPIKALVSEKFFALCEVFGAANVGMLTGDAAVNASAPIITCTAEVLANIALREGAAADIGLVVMDEFHFYGDPDRGWAWQVPLLELPKAQFLLMSATLGDVTFLRDDLTRRTGRPTALVAGAERPVPLFYSYATTPMHETIGELLETKQAPIYVVHFTQASALERAQALMSVNVSTKDDKKAIAEQIGSFRFSTAFGSTLSRLVRHGIGVHHAGMLPKYRRLVEQLAQAGLLKVICGTDTLGVGINVPIRTVVFSALSKYDGVRTRLLSAREFHQIAGRAGRAGYDTAGTVVVQAPDHEVENLKQFAKVADDPKKRRKLVRRKVPEGMVPWSESTMTRLIDATPEPLTSNMRVSTAMILDVVDRPGDPFVAMRRLLTDNHEPRKRQLQHIRAAVGIARSLLQAGVMERLDQPEADGRRYRLTVDLPADFALNQPLSTFALAAVEVLDPESETYALDVVSVIEATLEDPRQILSAQLKKARGEAIAEMKADGIEYDERMELLDDVTYPKPLEELLQHTYELYLQSNPWAADAHLSPKSVVREMWERAFTFREFVSVYGLTRSEGAVLRYLSDAFKALRSGVPAGARTEEVTDIVEWLGELVRQVDSSLLDEWEQLTSPDQPHEVPLSVPARPRPLTGNERAFTAMVRNALFRRVELFARGYSYDLGELDAGSGWTAERWAEVIDAYFAEHDEVGTAADARGPALLIFDRRPDVWRVRQILDDPAGDHDWGFDVEVDLAASDEAGEPVIRMVDAGGSGRQ, via the coding sequence ATGTCCCAGTCGACCGCAGCGCCCCTCCTCGACGATCCCAGCGATCTGTCGGCCCTGCGCGCCCGCGGCGCCGACCCCGACGAACTGTTCGCGTCCTTCGCCGCCTGGGCCGAGGACAGCGGGACCACGCTGTATCCGGCACAGGAAGAGGCGCTGATCGAGCTGGTCAGCGGGTCGAATGTGGTGTTGGCGACGCCCACCGGTTCGGGCAAGTCGCTGGTGGCCACCGGGGCGCTCTACGCGGCGCTGGCCGCGCAGCGACGCAGTTACTACACCGCCCCCATCAAGGCGTTGGTCTCGGAGAAGTTCTTCGCCCTGTGCGAGGTGTTCGGCGCGGCCAACGTCGGGATGCTCACCGGCGACGCCGCGGTCAACGCGTCGGCCCCGATCATCACCTGCACGGCCGAAGTGCTGGCCAACATCGCGCTGCGGGAGGGCGCAGCCGCCGACATCGGCCTGGTGGTCATGGACGAGTTCCACTTCTACGGCGACCCGGACCGCGGCTGGGCCTGGCAGGTGCCGCTGTTGGAGCTGCCGAAGGCGCAGTTCCTGCTGATGTCGGCCACCCTGGGCGACGTCACGTTCCTGCGCGACGACCTCACCCGCCGCACCGGTCGGCCCACGGCGCTGGTTGCCGGCGCCGAGCGCCCGGTCCCGCTGTTCTACAGCTATGCGACCACGCCGATGCACGAGACCATCGGCGAGCTACTCGAGACCAAACAGGCACCGATCTACGTCGTGCACTTCACCCAGGCCTCGGCGCTGGAGCGGGCGCAGGCGTTGATGAGCGTGAACGTCAGCACGAAGGACGACAAGAAGGCGATCGCCGAGCAAATCGGTTCCTTCCGTTTTTCGACGGCGTTCGGCTCGACGCTGTCCCGGCTGGTGCGGCACGGCATCGGGGTGCACCACGCCGGCATGCTGCCCAAGTACCGGCGGCTGGTCGAGCAGCTGGCGCAGGCCGGTCTGCTCAAGGTCATCTGCGGCACCGACACCCTGGGCGTCGGCATCAACGTGCCGATCCGGACCGTGGTGTTCTCGGCGCTGTCGAAGTACGACGGAGTCCGGACCCGGTTGCTCAGCGCCCGCGAGTTTCACCAGATCGCCGGGCGGGCCGGCCGCGCCGGCTACGACACCGCCGGCACCGTCGTCGTCCAGGCCCCCGACCACGAGGTGGAGAACCTCAAGCAGTTCGCGAAGGTCGCCGACGACCCGAAGAAGCGCCGAAAGCTGGTGCGCCGCAAGGTGCCCGAGGGCATGGTGCCGTGGAGCGAATCGACGATGACGCGGCTGATCGATGCCACGCCGGAGCCGTTGACCAGCAACATGCGGGTATCGACGGCGATGATCCTCGATGTGGTCGACCGCCCCGGCGACCCGTTCGTCGCGATGCGCCGGCTGCTGACCGACAATCACGAGCCGCGCAAACGCCAACTCCAGCACATCCGGGCGGCCGTCGGCATCGCCCGCTCGCTGCTGCAGGCCGGCGTCATGGAGCGCCTCGACCAGCCGGAGGCCGATGGTCGCCGGTATCGGCTCACGGTGGATCTGCCTGCCGACTTCGCGCTCAACCAACCGCTGTCGACCTTCGCCCTGGCCGCGGTGGAAGTGCTTGATCCCGAGTCGGAAACCTATGCGCTGGACGTGGTTTCGGTGATCGAGGCGACGCTAGAGGACCCGCGGCAGATCCTGTCCGCGCAGCTGAAGAAGGCGCGCGGGGAGGCCATCGCGGAGATGAAGGCCGACGGCATCGAATACGACGAGCGGATGGAACTGCTCGACGACGTGACGTATCCCAAGCCGCTGGAAGAGCTGCTGCAGCACACTTACGAGCTGTACCTGCAAAGCAACCCGTGGGCCGCCGATGCGCACCTGTCCCCCAAATCCGTCGTCCGGGAAATGTGGGAGCGGGCCTTCACCTTCCGCGAGTTCGTCAGCGTGTACGGGCTGACCCGCTCCGAGGGTGCGGTGCTGCGCTATCTGTCTGATGCCTTCAAGGCGCTGCGCTCCGGGGTGCCCGCGGGCGCCCGCACCGAGGAGGTCACCGACATCGTCGAATGGCTCGGCGAGCTGGTGCGCCAGGTCGACTCGAGTCTGCTGGATGAATGGGAACAGCTCACCAGCCCGGATCAGCCGCACGAGGTGCCCCTGTCGGTGCCCGCGCGCCCGCGACCGCTGACCGGCAACGAACGCGCGTTCACCGCGATGGTGCGCAACGCGCTGTTCCGGCGGGTGGAGTTGTTCGCCCGCGGTTACAGCTACGACCTAGGCGAACTCGACGCCGGATCCGGCTGGACCGCCGAGCGGTGGGCCGAGGTCATCGACGCCTACTTCGCCGAACACGACGAGGTGGGCACCGCCGCGGACGCCCGCGGGCCGGCGTTGCTGATCTTCGACCGACGGCCCGACGTCTGGCGGGTGCGGCAGATTCTGGACGACCCGGCCGGCGACCACGACTGGGGATTCGACGTCGAGGTGGACCTGGCCGCCTCGGATGAGGCGGGCGAACCGGTCATCCGGATGGTCGACGCGGGCGGCTCGGGACGGCAATGA
- a CDS encoding NUDIX hydrolase, producing MTISYDDALRARFSEHLARHERRVLTDPTKRHAAVAVVIVDSEIGEDRVDPAPVDDWNAGRPLPEMGLDGRMVGVSGGASFLLCRRASRLSSHAAQWALPGGRVDPGETVPEAALRELDEEVGIGLPESTVLGLLDDYPTRSGYVITPVVIWGGGRLDPRPAPDEVVAAYRVGLHNLLREDSPRFITIPESPRPVVQVPLGNDLIHAPTGAVLLQLRWLCLEGRHDPVADLEQPVFAWK from the coding sequence GTGACCATCAGCTACGACGATGCGCTGCGGGCGCGGTTCTCCGAACACCTGGCGCGCCACGAACGCCGCGTCCTGACCGATCCGACGAAGCGGCACGCGGCCGTCGCCGTCGTGATCGTCGATTCCGAGATCGGCGAGGACCGGGTGGATCCGGCGCCGGTGGACGATTGGAACGCCGGTCGTCCGCTGCCGGAGATGGGTCTGGACGGCCGCATGGTCGGAGTCTCCGGCGGGGCGTCTTTTCTGCTGTGCCGCAGGGCATCCCGACTTTCCTCGCACGCCGCTCAGTGGGCGCTTCCCGGCGGGCGGGTGGACCCGGGCGAAACCGTACCCGAAGCGGCGCTGCGGGAACTGGACGAAGAGGTGGGCATCGGGCTGCCCGAGTCCACGGTGCTGGGCTTGCTGGACGACTACCCGACCCGGTCCGGCTACGTCATCACCCCGGTGGTGATCTGGGGCGGCGGCCGGCTTGATCCCCGGCCCGCGCCCGACGAGGTGGTGGCCGCCTACCGGGTCGGGCTGCATAATCTGCTCCGCGAGGATTCGCCGCGGTTCATCACGATCCCGGAGAGCCCGCGCCCGGTGGTACAAGTCCCGCTGGGCAACGATCTCATCCACGCGCCCACCGGCGCGGTGCTGTTGCAGTTGCGGTGGCTGTGCCTGGAGGGCCGTCATGACCCGGTGGCCGACCTGGAACAGCCCGTATTCGCCTGGAAGTAG
- a CDS encoding S1C family serine protease: MKRKHVLIAGAAVLLTVSGCASTAELDVDQTTTTTAAAPPAPAANPPSTTGFADVVERVSPSVVTVQLEGGVGSGVVLRPDVIVTNAHVVGRAREVMIGYADGVSSPGQVLATDAVTDLAVVRTERRNLPVPEYRSELPRPGDVAIAIGSPLGFENTVTAGVISGLNRNIPGSAVESASLVDLIQTDASISPGNSGGALLDADGRVVGINEAYIPPAAGAVSLGFAIPTATVLDVTEQLLANGRASHPYLGVTTSRLTPAIRERLGVQVSGGALVRGVEAGSPAAVAGARPGDVIVDLAGTQVQDVEDLLGALRRTQPGQEQPMVVARGGERVNLTVRIGSREG, encoded by the coding sequence GTGAAGCGGAAACACGTGCTCATCGCCGGCGCCGCCGTCCTGCTGACGGTGTCCGGGTGCGCCTCCACCGCCGAGCTGGACGTCGACCAGACCACCACCACCACCGCAGCGGCGCCACCCGCGCCGGCGGCGAATCCGCCGTCGACGACCGGGTTCGCCGACGTCGTCGAGCGGGTCAGCCCCAGCGTGGTGACCGTGCAACTCGAGGGCGGGGTGGGCAGCGGAGTCGTCCTGCGACCCGACGTCATCGTCACGAACGCGCACGTGGTCGGCCGGGCCCGCGAGGTCATGATCGGCTACGCCGACGGCGTCAGCTCACCCGGACAGGTGCTGGCCACCGACGCGGTGACCGATCTGGCCGTGGTGCGGACCGAGCGTCGGAATCTTCCGGTACCGGAGTACCGCAGCGAACTGCCCCGCCCCGGCGATGTCGCGATCGCCATCGGCAGTCCGCTCGGGTTCGAGAACACGGTCACCGCGGGCGTCATCTCGGGCCTGAACCGCAACATCCCCGGTTCCGCCGTGGAGAGCGCATCGCTGGTGGATCTCATCCAGACCGACGCGTCGATCTCGCCGGGCAACTCCGGGGGCGCGCTGCTCGACGCCGACGGGCGGGTGGTGGGCATCAACGAGGCCTACATTCCGCCGGCAGCCGGGGCGGTGTCGCTGGGCTTCGCGATCCCGACCGCCACCGTCCTCGACGTCACCGAGCAGTTGCTCGCCAACGGCCGGGCCTCCCACCCGTATCTCGGCGTCACCACCAGCCGGCTCACGCCGGCCATCCGGGAGCGCCTCGGCGTGCAGGTCAGCGGCGGCGCCCTGGTACGCGGCGTGGAGGCCGGGAGCCCGGCCGCCGTTGCGGGCGCCCGGCCCGGCGACGTGATCGTGGATCTCGCGGGAACCCAGGTGCAGGACGTGGAGGACCTGTTGGGCGCCCTGCGCCGCACCCAACCGGGCCAGGAGCAGCCGATGGTCGTCGCGCGCGGTGGCGAGCGGGTGAACCTGACGGTGCGGATCGGATCGCGGGAAGGCTAG
- a CDS encoding macrolide family glycosyltransferase, producing MNPTLGIAAELVRRGHGVSYAAPRMFEQRIVETGATYIPVASTWESMPRDGLPQMHGAELIRATSLLLDETTAMVEQLGDIPVPELVVHDGPLVWWGRILVHRWGVPAVETWPNFVNNRHWNMRRYAKLNPLHPRFLIVLLRLARFLRREGLRDVGGFFRGAGAADRIVTVPRAFQPAGDTFGEGYRFVGPVLTDRRFQGDWHPPSSAPVLLVSLGTGYNDRPEFFRMVVESAAGRPWQVVLAVGDAVGSDALGPLPSNVEVHEQVPQLAVLRHASAFVTHAGMGGVLEGLAHQVPMIAVPQMAEQRANADRLVELGLGRQLAPVGITAEQLWDAIDSVVSDARMGERLAWMRGEIEAAGGAVAAADAVEAALRPAW from the coding sequence GTGAATCCGACGCTCGGCATCGCCGCCGAGCTGGTCCGCCGCGGCCACGGCGTCTCCTACGCCGCGCCGCGGATGTTTGAACAACGCATCGTCGAGACCGGGGCAACCTACATTCCGGTGGCCTCCACCTGGGAATCCATGCCGCGAGACGGACTGCCGCAGATGCACGGGGCGGAACTGATCCGCGCGACGTCGCTGCTGCTCGACGAGACCACGGCCATGGTCGAGCAGCTCGGTGACATCCCCGTGCCCGAGTTGGTGGTTCACGACGGACCGCTGGTGTGGTGGGGTCGAATCCTCGTTCACCGGTGGGGTGTGCCCGCGGTGGAAACCTGGCCGAACTTTGTCAACAACCGACATTGGAACATGAGGCGGTACGCCAAGCTCAATCCGCTGCATCCACGGTTTCTCATCGTGCTGCTGCGGCTGGCCCGCTTTCTGCGCCGGGAGGGGCTGCGCGACGTCGGTGGATTCTTCCGGGGCGCGGGCGCAGCAGATCGCATCGTCACGGTGCCTCGCGCGTTCCAGCCCGCTGGCGACACCTTCGGCGAGGGTTACCGCTTCGTGGGTCCGGTACTGACCGACCGGCGGTTCCAAGGCGACTGGCATCCGCCGAGTTCGGCGCCGGTGCTGTTGGTGTCATTGGGCACGGGATACAACGACCGGCCCGAATTCTTCCGCATGGTCGTCGAATCCGCGGCCGGTCGGCCATGGCAGGTGGTGCTGGCGGTGGGCGACGCGGTCGGGTCGGACGCCCTCGGGCCCCTACCGTCCAATGTTGAAGTGCACGAGCAGGTTCCGCAGCTCGCCGTCCTACGCCATGCTTCGGCGTTCGTCACGCATGCCGGCATGGGTGGGGTGCTGGAAGGCCTGGCGCATCAGGTGCCGATGATCGCCGTCCCGCAGATGGCCGAGCAACGCGCGAACGCCGACCGCCTCGTCGAACTCGGTCTCGGCCGGCAGCTCGCACCGGTTGGCATCACGGCCGAACAGCTATGGGACGCCATCGATTCCGTGGTTTCCGATGCACGGATGGGCGAACGCCTGGCCTGGATGCGAGGCGAGATCGAGGCCGCCGGCGGCGCTGTCGCGGCTGCGGACGCCGTCGAGGCTGCGCTTCGTCCCGCTTGGTGA